The Methylobacterium currus genome contains a region encoding:
- a CDS encoding amino acid ABC transporter permease produces MDSFLSDAREFVPILLQGVWLTILITVGSLVVSTALGLVWAMMRVSGVRALSFFAATFINVIRGIPIIVQLFYIYFVLPDFGLSLTAVQAGVLGLGLAYSAYQAENFRAAIEAIDKGQVEAAQTIGMGWGLTMRRVLLPQAFRTALPPFGNVMIMMLKDSSQASTITVAELALQGKLIASATFKNTSVFTLVALMYLTLSLPLILIVRHFEKQAGRR; encoded by the coding sequence ATGGACAGCTTCCTGTCTGACGCCCGCGAGTTCGTTCCGATCCTGCTCCAGGGTGTGTGGCTGACGATCCTGATCACGGTGGGCTCGCTCGTGGTCTCGACCGCGCTCGGCCTCGTCTGGGCGATGATGCGGGTCTCGGGCGTGCGCGCCCTCTCGTTCTTCGCCGCGACCTTCATCAACGTGATCCGGGGCATCCCGATCATCGTGCAGCTGTTCTACATCTACTTCGTGCTGCCGGATTTCGGGCTGTCGCTCACGGCGGTGCAGGCGGGCGTGCTGGGCTTAGGCCTCGCCTACTCGGCCTACCAGGCCGAGAATTTCCGGGCCGCCATCGAGGCGATCGACAAGGGCCAGGTCGAGGCGGCGCAGACCATCGGCATGGGCTGGGGGCTGACCATGCGGCGTGTGCTGCTGCCGCAGGCCTTCCGCACCGCGTTGCCGCCCTTCGGCAACGTGATGATCATGATGCTGAAGGATTCGTCGCAGGCCTCCACCATCACGGTGGCGGAGCTGGCGCTGCAAGGCAAGCTCATCGCCTCGGCGACCTTCAAGAACACCAGCGTGTTCACTCTGGTGGCGCTGATGTACCTGACCTTGAGCCTGCCGCTGATCCTGATCGTGCGTCACTTCGAGAAGCAGGCCGGCCGGCGATGA
- a CDS encoding amino acid ABC transporter ATP-binding protein, with translation MIELDDVRKSYGALPVLKGITAQVRKGEVVCVIGPSGSGKSTVLRCINGLESYDGGTIRVNGRRVDRADRSIRAVRVQVSMVFQRFNLFPHRTALENVIEGPIYVKGENRREATERGRALLARVGLAGKEEAHPSKLSGGQQQRVAIARALAMRPDAILFDEPTSALDPELVGEVLGVMRGLAEEGMTMVVVTHEMSFAREVADRVLFLDGGVIVEEGPAREVLGRPQQPRTQDFLRRVLNPL, from the coding sequence ATGATCGAGCTCGACGACGTCCGCAAGTCCTACGGGGCGCTGCCGGTCCTCAAGGGCATCACCGCCCAGGTGCGGAAGGGCGAGGTGGTCTGCGTGATCGGGCCGTCGGGCTCGGGCAAGTCCACGGTCCTGCGCTGCATCAACGGTCTCGAATCCTACGATGGCGGGACGATCCGCGTGAACGGTCGCCGGGTCGACCGGGCCGACCGCTCGATCCGCGCCGTGCGGGTCCAGGTCTCGATGGTGTTCCAGCGCTTCAACCTGTTTCCCCACCGTACGGCGCTCGAGAACGTCATCGAGGGGCCGATCTACGTGAAGGGCGAGAACCGGCGGGAGGCGACCGAGCGCGGCCGGGCGCTGCTCGCCCGGGTCGGCCTCGCCGGCAAGGAGGAGGCTCATCCGTCGAAGCTCTCGGGCGGCCAGCAGCAGCGGGTCGCCATCGCCCGGGCGCTGGCCATGCGGCCCGACGCGATCCTGTTCGACGAGCCGACCTCGGCCCTCGATCCGGAGCTCGTCGGCGAGGTCTTAGGCGTGATGCGCGGGCTCGCCGAGGAGGGGATGACCATGGTGGTCGTGACCCACGAGATGAGCTTTGCCCGCGAGGTCGCCGACCGGGTGCTCTTCCTCGACGGCGGCGTGATCGTCGAGGAGGGGCCGGCCCGCGAGGTGCTGGGCCGGCCGCAGCAGCCCCGCACCCAGGACTTCCTGAGACGGGTGCTGAACCCGCTGTGA
- a CDS encoding NAD(P)/FAD-dependent oxidoreductase — protein sequence MTEPFPLGPALWATTAAPPPATQPLAESGRADVVVIGGGFCGLSTALHLAEGGLKPVLLEAREIGFGGSGRNGGQVIPGLKHDPDELVQMFGAERGERLAAFGAGTADAVFDLIAKHRMDVPHTRTGWIQGAHTDEGLAQAERRAEQWARRGAPARLLDKAETDRLLGSERYRGGWLDGRGGAVQPLSYARGLARAALAAGARIHTGTPVTGLSRQGDVWTVRTASGPSLTTERVVLCTNGYSGDLWPNLRQTIIAANSFQVATTPLSDNLRRTVLPEGQVSSDTRKLLLYFRLDHTGRLLLGGRGPFREPRGQSDWAHLERIVPKLFPQLAGIGFDHRWCGRVAVTRDYLPHLHAPEPGLLIDIGCQGRGVGLQTRMGQAIAASIARGDADALPLAPTPITPLPLHGLHRLYASAVVAWYRLRDGGL from the coding sequence ATGACCGAACCCTTCCCCCTCGGGCCCGCCCTCTGGGCCACGACGGCCGCGCCCCCGCCCGCCACGCAGCCCCTCGCCGAATCCGGCCGGGCCGACGTGGTGGTGATCGGCGGCGGCTTCTGCGGCCTCTCGACGGCGCTCCACCTCGCGGAAGGAGGCCTGAAGCCCGTCTTGCTCGAGGCCCGCGAGATCGGCTTCGGCGGATCGGGCCGCAACGGCGGCCAGGTGATCCCGGGCCTCAAGCACGATCCCGACGAACTCGTGCAGATGTTCGGGGCGGAACGCGGCGAGCGCCTCGCCGCCTTCGGGGCCGGCACCGCCGACGCGGTGTTCGACCTCATCGCGAAGCACCGGATGGACGTGCCCCACACCCGCACCGGCTGGATCCAGGGCGCCCATACCGACGAGGGGCTGGCCCAGGCGGAACGCCGGGCGGAGCAATGGGCGCGGCGCGGCGCCCCGGCGCGCCTCCTCGACAAGGCCGAGACCGACCGGCTCCTCGGCTCCGAGCGCTACCGCGGCGGCTGGCTCGACGGGCGCGGCGGGGCGGTGCAGCCGCTTTCCTACGCCCGCGGCCTCGCGCGGGCGGCCCTGGCGGCCGGCGCCCGCATCCATACCGGCACCCCGGTGACCGGCCTGTCGCGGCAGGGCGATGTCTGGACGGTGCGGACCGCGTCCGGACCGAGCCTGACCACCGAGCGGGTGGTGCTCTGCACCAACGGCTATTCGGGCGACCTGTGGCCGAACTTGCGCCAGACGATCATCGCGGCGAACTCGTTCCAGGTCGCCACGACGCCGCTCTCCGACAACCTGCGCCGCACGGTGCTGCCGGAGGGCCAGGTCTCCTCCGACACCCGCAAGCTCCTGCTCTATTTCCGCCTCGACCATACCGGCCGGCTGCTGCTCGGCGGGCGCGGGCCGTTCCGCGAGCCCAGAGGGCAGAGCGACTGGGCGCACCTGGAGCGGATCGTCCCGAAACTGTTCCCGCAGCTCGCCGGGATCGGCTTCGATCACCGCTGGTGCGGACGGGTCGCGGTCACCCGCGACTACCTGCCTCACCTGCATGCCCCCGAGCCCGGCCTCCTCATCGATATCGGCTGCCAGGGCCGCGGCGTCGGCCTGCAGACCCGCATGGGTCAGGCGATCGCCGCCTCTATCGCCCGGGGCGACGCCGATGCGCTGCCGCTCGCCCCCACCCCGATCACGCCGCTGCCGCTGCACGGGCTGCACCGGCTCTACGCCTCGGCGGTGGTGGCCTGGTACCGGCTGCGGGATGGAGGGTTGTGA